A part of Streptomyces sp. DSM 40750 genomic DNA contains:
- the hisG gene encoding ATP phosphoribosyltransferase, with protein MLRIAVPNKGSLSGPAGEMLHEAGYQQRRESKELRIVDPENEVEFFYLRPRDIAIYVSSGRLDIGITGRDLLIDSGANAEEILPLGFARSTFRFATKPGTAGDVADLTGMTVATSYEGIVAKYLADSGVDASVVHLDGAVETAIELGVAEVIADVVETGTSLRNAGLEVFGDPIMKSEAIVIRRVGADTSAENEPKVQQFLRRLQGVLVARTYVMMDYDCRVEQLEKAVALTPGLESPTVSPLHNEGWVAVRAMVPAKEAQRIMDDLYDIGARAILTTAIHACRL; from the coding sequence ATGCTGCGCATCGCCGTCCCCAACAAGGGTTCCCTGTCCGGCCCTGCGGGGGAGATGCTCCATGAGGCCGGCTACCAGCAGCGCCGGGAGTCCAAGGAGCTGCGGATCGTCGACCCGGAGAACGAGGTCGAGTTCTTCTACCTCCGCCCCCGCGACATCGCGATCTACGTCTCCTCCGGCCGCCTCGACATCGGCATCACCGGCCGCGACCTGCTCATCGACTCCGGCGCCAACGCCGAGGAGATCCTGCCGCTCGGCTTCGCCCGCTCCACCTTCCGCTTCGCCACCAAGCCCGGCACGGCGGGCGACGTCGCGGACCTGACGGGCATGACGGTCGCCACCTCGTACGAGGGCATCGTCGCCAAGTACCTCGCCGACAGCGGCGTCGACGCCTCCGTCGTCCACCTCGACGGCGCCGTCGAGACCGCCATCGAACTGGGCGTCGCCGAGGTCATCGCCGACGTCGTCGAGACCGGCACCTCGCTGCGCAACGCGGGCCTGGAGGTCTTCGGCGACCCGATCATGAAGTCCGAGGCCATCGTCATCCGCCGCGTAGGCGCCGACACCTCCGCGGAGAACGAGCCCAAGGTGCAGCAGTTCCTGCGCCGCCTCCAGGGCGTCCTCGTCGCCCGGACGTACGTGATGATGGACTACGACTGCCGCGTCGAGCAGTTGGAGAAGGCCGTCGCGCTCACACCGGGCCTGGAGTCCCCGACCGTCTCGCCGCTGCACAACGAGGGCTGGGTCGCCGTGCGCGCCATGGTCCCGGCCAAGGAGGCCCAGCGGATCATGGACGACCTGTACGACATCGGTGCCCGGGCCATCCTGACCACGGCCATCCACGCCTGCCGCCTCTGA
- a CDS encoding AAA family ATPase: MDFGSRGPEAPADLAWLRGVDAYTMGAYPQAEEEFRTAVRMDPGMADGWLGLHALRVDTTTALLRMFRHRERFGEQRSRHRRTLNSWYWLGWWVQPVLESPRDLLLAHASHWLDGRHVPELDRALAGLPPVDADHQVRFLHACRAYLVKDWEQLVRHTDPLLDDPLLGIEAGLFGGMARVRLETYGQAEPLLSAALMRCRSEQPQRKELRYWLARAHEGTGRSAAALPLYRAVHRVDPAFMDTSARLAAIAEGDGYDDDASDFAAIALAGIGQDVLDGDGLEPFFDAEGRDVKVSDPGLPPPGGLPPEAGDTFVREKSVVPAAPLSLPAGPTDPELLEEALAELERMVGLEPVKRQVKALSAQLNMARLRTGQGLPVQPPKRHFVFSGPSGTGKTTVARILGRVFYALGLLGGDHLVEAQRADLVGEYLGQTAVKANELIDSAIGGVLFVDEAYSLSNSGYGKGDAYGDEALQVLLKRAEDNRDHLVVILAGYPEGMDRLLTANPGLSSRFTTRVDFPSYRPLELTSIGEVLAAENGDVWDEEALDELRSISGHVVDQGWIDELGNGRFLRTLYEKSCAYRDLRLSGYPSIPTRDDLSTLRLPDLMQAYGEVLSGRGPQDPSAM; this comes from the coding sequence ATGGACTTCGGCTCGCGGGGCCCCGAGGCTCCGGCCGACCTCGCCTGGCTGCGAGGCGTGGACGCCTACACGATGGGCGCCTATCCGCAGGCGGAGGAGGAGTTCCGCACCGCGGTGCGGATGGATCCCGGGATGGCCGACGGCTGGCTCGGCCTGCACGCGCTGCGGGTGGACACGACGACCGCGCTGCTACGGATGTTCCGCCACCGGGAGCGCTTCGGGGAACAGCGCTCCCGGCACCGGCGCACCCTCAACTCCTGGTACTGGCTGGGCTGGTGGGTGCAGCCGGTGCTGGAGAGCCCGCGTGATCTGCTCCTCGCGCACGCCTCGCACTGGCTGGACGGGCGCCATGTGCCCGAGCTGGACCGGGCGCTCGCGGGGCTGCCACCGGTCGACGCGGACCACCAGGTGCGCTTCCTGCACGCCTGCCGCGCCTACCTCGTCAAGGACTGGGAGCAGCTGGTCCGGCACACCGATCCGCTGCTCGACGATCCACTGCTGGGGATCGAGGCGGGCCTGTTCGGCGGGATGGCCCGGGTCCGGCTGGAGACGTACGGGCAGGCCGAGCCGCTGCTCTCCGCCGCGCTGATGCGGTGTCGCAGCGAGCAGCCGCAGCGCAAGGAGCTGCGGTACTGGCTGGCGCGCGCCCACGAGGGCACGGGGCGCAGCGCCGCCGCGCTACCGCTCTACCGGGCCGTGCACCGGGTCGACCCCGCCTTCATGGACACGTCCGCACGGCTCGCGGCGATCGCCGAGGGGGACGGGTACGACGACGACGCGAGCGACTTCGCGGCGATAGCGCTGGCCGGGATCGGGCAGGACGTGCTCGACGGGGACGGGCTGGAGCCGTTCTTCGACGCCGAGGGCCGGGATGTGAAGGTCTCGGATCCCGGTCTGCCGCCGCCGGGCGGGCTGCCGCCCGAGGCCGGTGACACCTTCGTACGGGAGAAGTCCGTGGTGCCGGCGGCGCCGCTGTCGCTGCCGGCCGGGCCGACGGATCCGGAGCTGCTGGAGGAGGCGCTCGCGGAGCTGGAGCGGATGGTCGGGCTGGAGCCGGTGAAGCGTCAGGTCAAAGCGTTGTCCGCGCAGCTGAACATGGCGCGGTTGCGGACGGGGCAGGGGTTGCCTGTACAACCGCCCAAGCGGCACTTCGTCTTCTCCGGGCCGTCCGGGACCGGGAAGACGACCGTGGCGCGAATACTGGGCCGTGTCTTCTACGCGCTCGGGCTGCTGGGCGGGGACCACCTGGTGGAGGCGCAGCGAGCGGATCTCGTGGGCGAGTACCTCGGCCAGACCGCCGTGAAGGCCAACGAGCTGATCGACTCGGCGATCGGTGGCGTGCTGTTCGTGGACGAGGCGTACTCCCTGTCCAACTCCGGCTACGGCAAGGGCGACGCCTACGGTGACGAGGCGCTGCAGGTTCTGCTGAAGCGGGCCGAGGACAACCGGGATCATCTGGTCGTGATCCTCGCGGGTTACCCGGAGGGCATGGACCGGCTGCTGACCGCGAACCCCGGTCTGTCCTCCCGCTTCACGACCCGCGTCGACTTCCCCTCCTACCGGCCCCTGGAGCTGACCTCCATCGGCGAGGTGCTCGCCGCCGAGAACGGTGACGTCTGGGACGAGGAGGCCCTCGACGAGCTGCGCTCCATCTCCGGGCACGTCGTCGACCAGGGGTGGATCGACGAGCTCGGCAACGGGCGGTTCCTGCGGACGCTGTACGAGAAGAGCTGCGCGTACCGGGATCTGCGGCTGTCGGGGTATCCGTCGATTCCTACGCGGGATGATCTGTCGACGCTGCGACTGCCGGACCTGATGCAGGCGTACGGGGAGGTCCTGTCCGGGCGGGGGCCGCAGGATCCTTCGGCGATGTAG
- a CDS encoding hemolysin family protein, whose amino-acid sequence MSVLQLLFALLLVLANGFFVGAEFALVSVRRSQIEPLGTARARQVLYGLENLPQMMAAAQFGITVCSLTLGAVAEPTVAKLLEPVFEAIHLPHGVIHPLGYVIALAAVVFLHLVVGEMLPKNLAMAAPEKTALWLSPALVAFARLCKPVTVGLGACARVVLRLFHVEPKDEVEAVFTSVQLVRLVEDSGQAGLLDPEEQERLEDALELGSRPVTDVLLQHDSLVTVGPSVTAAQVVALTARTGYSRFPVVAENGAFMGRYLHVKDVLDLEDSDRAVPQQIWRPMTTLRSELPLDDALTVMRRAATHLAQVADASGKVLGLVALEDVLELLVGEVRDPAHREAPPVRVTEPRSSETPEEALAS is encoded by the coding sequence ATGAGCGTGCTCCAACTCCTGTTCGCCCTGCTCCTCGTACTCGCCAACGGCTTCTTCGTCGGCGCCGAGTTCGCCCTGGTCTCCGTCCGCCGCAGCCAGATCGAACCGCTGGGGACGGCGCGGGCCCGGCAGGTCCTCTACGGTCTGGAGAACCTGCCGCAGATGATGGCGGCGGCCCAGTTCGGCATCACCGTCTGCTCGCTGACGCTCGGCGCGGTGGCCGAGCCGACGGTGGCGAAGCTGCTGGAGCCGGTGTTCGAGGCGATCCATCTGCCGCACGGCGTGATCCACCCCCTCGGGTATGTGATCGCGCTGGCCGCGGTGGTCTTCCTGCACCTCGTCGTCGGCGAGATGCTGCCGAAGAACCTGGCGATGGCCGCACCGGAGAAGACGGCGCTGTGGCTGAGCCCGGCGCTGGTGGCCTTCGCCCGGCTCTGCAAGCCGGTCACCGTGGGCCTGGGGGCGTGCGCCCGCGTCGTCCTGAGGCTCTTCCACGTCGAGCCCAAGGACGAGGTCGAGGCCGTCTTCACCAGCGTCCAACTGGTTCGGCTGGTCGAGGACTCCGGCCAGGCCGGGCTGCTCGACCCCGAGGAGCAGGAACGCCTGGAGGACGCGCTGGAGCTGGGCTCCCGCCCGGTCACGGACGTCCTGCTGCAGCACGACTCCCTGGTGACGGTGGGGCCGTCGGTGACTGCGGCCCAGGTGGTGGCGTTGACCGCCCGCACGGGTTACTCCCGCTTCCCGGTGGTCGCGGAGAACGGCGCCTTCATGGGCCGCTACCTCCACGTCAAGGACGTCCTCGACCTGGAGGACTCCGACCGCGCCGTCCCCCAGCAGATCTGGCGCCCCATGACCACCCTCCGCTCCGAACTCCCCCTCGACGACGCGCTGACGGTGATGCGGCGCGCGGCCACGCACCTGGCCCAGGTGGCGGACGCCTCCGGCAAGGTGCTTGGCCTGGTCGCCCTGGAGGATGTCCTGGAGCTGCTGGTGGGCGAGGTCCGCGACCCGGCCCATCGGGAGGCTCCACCGGTTCGGGTGACGGAGCCGAGGAGCAGCGAAACCCCGGAGGAGGCCCTGGCAAGCTGA
- a CDS encoding hemolysin family protein: MTIPLLLLGAAFLLILANGFFVAAEFGLVTVERPEAEKAAAEGDRRAHKVVDALKELSFQLSGTQLGITITSLVVGMLAEPALAEILHGPFTAIGIPEGAVSGVSVVVGMLLASAVQMVIGELVPKNWAVSKPMQVARFVAGPQHVFSRLFRPVIAGLNAVANRLVRAFGVEPTDELASARTPGELVSLARHSAQAGALEQDTADLFVRTLSLGELTAENVMTPRVKVSALQSSATAEDVVNLTRATGLSRFPVYRERIDEIVGMVHLKDALAIPVHDRLHTPVGRIAKPPLLVPETLPVQPLLARLRSEQPIAVVVDEYGGTAGVVTLEDIVEELVGEVRDEHDGHERPELAAAPPEDGRPAWDVDGSCRVDVLQRIGLDVPEGPYETVAGLVADLLGRIPAPGDRAELPGWRLAVRQVGHYRAERVRLVRTAPAMDTLTVVEAAR, encoded by the coding sequence ATGACCATCCCTCTGCTGCTCCTCGGAGCCGCGTTCCTGCTGATCCTCGCCAACGGCTTCTTCGTGGCGGCCGAGTTCGGCCTCGTGACGGTCGAGCGGCCCGAGGCCGAGAAGGCCGCGGCCGAGGGCGACCGCCGGGCCCACAAGGTGGTGGACGCGCTCAAGGAGCTGTCGTTCCAGCTCTCCGGCACCCAGCTCGGCATCACCATCACCTCCCTCGTCGTCGGCATGCTCGCCGAACCGGCGCTCGCGGAGATACTCCACGGCCCCTTCACCGCCATCGGGATACCCGAAGGCGCCGTCTCCGGAGTCTCCGTGGTCGTCGGCATGCTGCTGGCCTCCGCCGTGCAGATGGTGATCGGCGAACTGGTGCCCAAGAACTGGGCGGTGTCGAAGCCGATGCAGGTCGCCCGCTTCGTCGCGGGCCCCCAGCACGTCTTCTCCCGTCTCTTCCGCCCGGTCATCGCCGGCCTCAACGCGGTCGCCAACCGACTGGTCCGCGCCTTCGGCGTCGAGCCCACCGATGAGCTGGCCTCCGCCCGCACCCCCGGCGAACTGGTCTCCCTCGCCCGACACTCGGCCCAGGCCGGCGCCCTGGAACAGGACACGGCCGACCTCTTCGTCCGGACCCTCTCCCTGGGCGAGCTGACGGCGGAGAACGTGATGACGCCGCGTGTCAAGGTCAGCGCCCTGCAGTCGTCGGCCACCGCCGAGGACGTGGTCAACCTGACCCGAGCCACCGGTCTCTCCCGCTTCCCCGTCTACCGGGAGCGGATCGACGAGATCGTCGGCATGGTCCACCTCAAGGACGCGCTCGCGATCCCGGTCCACGACCGGCTGCACACCCCGGTCGGCCGCATCGCCAAGCCCCCGCTGCTCGTCCCGGAGACGCTGCCCGTGCAGCCACTCCTGGCCCGGCTGCGCAGCGAGCAGCCCATCGCCGTCGTCGTCGACGAGTACGGCGGTACGGCAGGAGTCGTCACCCTCGAAGACATCGTCGAAGAACTGGTCGGAGAGGTGCGCGACGAGCACGACGGGCACGAAAGGCCCGAACTCGCCGCCGCCCCGCCCGAGGACGGCCGCCCCGCCTGGGACGTCGACGGCAGCTGCCGTGTCGACGTGCTCCAGCGCATAGGCCTCGACGTCCCGGAGGGCCCGTACGAGACGGTCGCCGGCCTCGTCGCCGACCTGCTCGGCCGTATCCCCGCCCCCGGCGACCGCGCGGAGCTGCCGGGCTGGCGGCTGGCCGTGCGCCAGGTCGGGCACTACCGGGCAGAGCGCGTACGGCTCGTACGGACCGCTCCCGCCATGGACACGCTCACCGTGGTGGAGGCAGCCCGATGA
- a CDS encoding SCO1431 family membrane protein → MTATSASATRVRTRTGGPEDDGPKIVEHVMGWTLVVVVAMLVTQLGLL, encoded by the coding sequence ATGACCGCGACCTCCGCCTCCGCCACCCGCGTCCGTACCCGTACGGGCGGTCCCGAGGACGACGGCCCGAAGATCGTCGAGCATGTGATGGGCTGGACCCTGGTCGTGGTGGTCGCGATGCTGGTGACCCAGCTGGGTCTGCTGTGA
- a CDS encoding TetR/AcrR family transcriptional regulator, translating into MNGSQQRGVEPPRARGTDRSLARRAELISIGRKLFADTSYDTLSMDDIARQAHVAKGLIYYYFKSKRGYYLAIVEDSVADLVTFAASGLQLPPVERVHRTIDGYLRYAEDNQAAYRTIVSGGVGFDTQVHAIRDGVRETIVATIAEGAYGRSDIEPVARMGLFGWVCAVEGATLDWIDRPELPRDTMRDLLVKMLGGSLRAIEELAPAYLAPEPARRDT; encoded by the coding sequence TTGAATGGTAGTCAACAGCGCGGTGTCGAACCGCCGCGGGCCCGCGGCACCGACCGCTCGTTAGCTCGCCGCGCCGAACTCATCTCCATCGGGCGGAAGTTGTTCGCCGACACGTCGTACGACACGTTGTCGATGGACGACATCGCGCGGCAGGCGCATGTGGCCAAGGGACTGATCTACTACTACTTCAAGTCCAAGCGCGGCTACTACCTCGCGATCGTCGAGGACTCGGTGGCCGATCTGGTCACGTTCGCCGCGAGCGGCCTCCAACTGCCGCCCGTGGAGCGGGTGCACCGCACCATTGACGGCTATCTGCGCTACGCGGAGGACAACCAGGCCGCCTACCGCACGATCGTCAGCGGCGGCGTCGGCTTCGACACCCAGGTGCACGCCATCCGGGACGGCGTCCGCGAGACGATCGTCGCCACCATCGCCGAGGGCGCGTACGGCAGGAGCGACATCGAACCGGTGGCCCGTATGGGCCTGTTCGGCTGGGTGTGCGCGGTCGAGGGTGCCACCCTCGACTGGATCGACCGCCCGGAACTGCCCCGCGACACCATGCGCGACCTGCTCGTCAAGATGCTGGGCGGCTCGCTGCGCGCCATCGAGGAGCTCGCGCCGGCGTATCTCGCGCCGGAGCCCGCCCGCCGGGACACCTGA
- the ribH gene encoding 6,7-dimethyl-8-ribityllumazine synthase, with protein sequence MSGKGAPELSVRNCGDLRVAVIAAQWHEKVMDGLVDGALRALRDLGIDEPTLLRVPGSWELPVVAKVLAGRGYDAIVALGVVIRGGTPHFEYVCQGVTQGLTQVSVDTGVPIGFGVLTCDTEEQALDRAGIEGSNEDKGHEAVTAAVATAATLRSVSEPWR encoded by the coding sequence GTGAGCGGCAAGGGTGCACCCGAACTGTCCGTACGGAACTGCGGCGACCTGCGCGTCGCGGTCATCGCGGCCCAGTGGCACGAGAAGGTGATGGACGGCCTCGTCGACGGCGCCCTGCGCGCCCTGCGCGACCTGGGCATCGACGAGCCGACCCTCCTGCGGGTCCCCGGCAGCTGGGAGCTCCCCGTCGTCGCCAAGGTCCTCGCGGGCCGCGGCTACGACGCGATCGTCGCCCTCGGCGTCGTCATCCGCGGCGGAACCCCCCACTTCGAGTACGTGTGCCAGGGCGTCACCCAGGGCCTCACCCAGGTCTCCGTCGACACCGGTGTCCCCATCGGCTTCGGCGTGCTGACCTGCGACACGGAGGAACAGGCCCTGGACCGCGCGGGCATCGAGGGCTCGAACGAGGACAAGGGGCACGAGGCGGTGACGGCGGCCGTGGCGACCGCTGCCACCCTCCGCTCAGTATCCGAACCCTGGCGCTGA
- a CDS encoding uridine kinase family protein — MHASPTPADPAVDDLAARLRLLPPSCGPVRLIGVDGHAGSGKSTFAGRLADALGGAPVLHLDDIATHEELFAWTTRLWDQVIEPLRRGESARYAPYDWSERGFGPARVLPPAPVIVVEGVGAGRRALRPHLARLMWMELPDEEAWARGQARDGAEQSDFWVGWVKAERRHFAEDPSRPFADLLIRPGHMGYEVLRGPVTTP; from the coding sequence ATGCACGCCTCTCCCACCCCCGCGGACCCCGCCGTCGACGACCTCGCAGCCCGGCTGCGGCTGCTGCCGCCCTCCTGCGGGCCGGTCCGGCTGATCGGGGTCGACGGGCACGCGGGCTCCGGGAAGAGCACCTTCGCCGGACGACTGGCCGACGCGCTCGGCGGTGCCCCGGTGCTGCACCTCGACGACATCGCCACCCACGAGGAGCTCTTCGCGTGGACGACACGGCTGTGGGACCAGGTGATCGAGCCGCTGCGGCGCGGGGAGAGCGCGCGTTATGCCCCGTACGACTGGAGTGAACGCGGTTTCGGCCCCGCGCGCGTCCTGCCGCCCGCGCCCGTGATCGTTGTGGAGGGGGTGGGCGCGGGCCGGCGCGCGCTGCGTCCGCATCTGGCACGGCTGATGTGGATGGAGTTGCCCGACGAGGAGGCCTGGGCGCGGGGGCAGGCGCGGGACGGGGCGGAACAGAGTGATTTCTGGGTCGGCTGGGTCAAGGCGGAACGGCGGCACTTCGCCGAGGATCCTTCTCGGCCGTTCGCAGATCTTCTGATTCGGCCGGGACACATGGGGTACGAGGTGCTCAGGGGGCCTGTGACGACTCCCTGA
- a CDS encoding peptidase C39 family protein yields MTSLSEPSRRTVLAAAVATAAAAAGGSAGPAAADTTSGRGEAPARTAQAPERLVDHHAWTSYSDWRAGRAKGTRAKAGKRPGLVIDAPVGTTDYTDPHTGRTAAWEYATWTSPVHRLTVPATEVIASWNAHTPDGTWVQTELKGTYSDGTDTPWYVLGRWAAGDQDIRRTSVDGQKDGKSSIWTDTFAIDDPATGLRLASYRLRLTLYRAPGTRLTPMVWRLGAMGSDVPDRFTVPASTPGLARELNVPRYSQETHKGQYPEYDNGGEAWCSPTSSQMIIEFWGRKPSAADLAWVNPEYADPQVCHAARFTFDYQYEGCGNWPFNAAYAATYKDLQGVVTRLGSLSDLETLIAAGIPAITSQSFLAEELTGAGYGTAGHLMTVIGFTAEGDVIANDPNSPTNEAVRRIYRRREWENIWLRTKRYNAAGKVVSGTGGVCYLYFPARPTARQRAALAAVGVH; encoded by the coding sequence ATGACGAGCCTTTCCGAGCCGTCCCGCAGGACCGTCCTGGCCGCAGCCGTCGCCACCGCCGCAGCGGCGGCCGGCGGATCGGCGGGCCCGGCGGCCGCCGACACGACAAGCGGCCGGGGCGAGGCCCCCGCCCGCACCGCGCAAGCACCAGAACGCCTTGTGGACCACCACGCCTGGACCTCGTACAGCGACTGGCGCGCCGGCCGTGCGAAGGGCACCCGGGCCAAGGCGGGGAAGCGGCCGGGCCTGGTGATCGACGCGCCGGTCGGCACCACCGACTACACCGACCCGCACACCGGGCGGACGGCCGCCTGGGAGTACGCGACCTGGACCTCCCCGGTCCACCGGCTCACCGTGCCCGCCACCGAGGTGATCGCGTCCTGGAACGCGCACACCCCCGACGGCACCTGGGTCCAGACCGAGCTGAAGGGCACGTACTCCGACGGCACGGACACGCCCTGGTACGTCCTGGGCCGGTGGGCGGCCGGCGACCAGGACATCAGACGGACCTCCGTCGACGGTCAGAAAGACGGCAAGAGCAGCATCTGGACCGACACCTTCGCGATCGACGACCCCGCCACAGGGCTGCGCCTCGCCTCGTACCGGCTGCGTCTGACCCTGTACCGCGCGCCCGGCACCCGGCTCACCCCCATGGTGTGGCGGCTGGGCGCGATGGGCTCCGACGTCCCCGACCGCTTCACGGTCCCGGCCTCCACCCCCGGGCTCGCGCGGGAGCTGAACGTCCCCCGCTACTCGCAGGAGACCCACAAGGGCCAGTACCCCGAGTACGACAACGGCGGCGAGGCCTGGTGCAGCCCGACCTCCTCGCAGATGATCATAGAGTTCTGGGGCCGGAAGCCCAGTGCCGCGGACCTGGCCTGGGTCAATCCGGAGTACGCGGACCCGCAGGTGTGCCACGCGGCGCGGTTCACCTTCGACTACCAGTACGAGGGCTGCGGCAACTGGCCCTTCAACGCCGCGTACGCCGCCACGTACAAGGACCTCCAGGGCGTGGTGACCAGGCTCGGCTCGCTCAGCGATCTCGAGACGCTGATCGCGGCGGGCATCCCGGCGATCACCTCCCAGTCGTTCCTCGCCGAGGAGCTGACGGGGGCCGGCTATGGCACGGCCGGGCATCTGATGACGGTGATCGGCTTCACCGCCGAGGGTGACGTCATCGCCAACGACCCGAACTCGCCGACCAACGAGGCGGTGCGCCGGATCTACCGGCGGCGCGAGTGGGAGAACATCTGGCTGCGGACCAAGCGGTACAACGCCGCCGGCAAGGTCGTCTCCGGCACCGGCGGCGTCTGCTACCTGTACTTCCCGGCACGGCCCACGGCCCGCCAGCGCGCGGCGCTCGCGGCGGTGGGAGTGCACTGA
- a CDS encoding PH domain-containing protein has protein sequence MPDQSALPALPVTFRPGRTRAVLLSAAGAIFVVITVVALLLPTLGPGERLSFVFTAAMLAGVLCTLSRPKVVADESGVTVVNIAGKRHLGWAEIVQVNLRVGDPWVFLDLTDGTSLPALGIQPGIAKQRAIEDARTLWALVEARSVTEPEQRQG, from the coding sequence ATGCCGGACCAGTCCGCCCTCCCCGCCCTGCCCGTCACTTTTCGGCCGGGACGCACCCGGGCCGTGCTGCTGAGCGCAGCGGGCGCGATCTTCGTGGTCATCACGGTGGTCGCGCTGCTGCTGCCGACGCTCGGTCCGGGGGAGCGGCTCAGCTTCGTCTTCACGGCGGCCATGCTCGCCGGGGTGCTGTGCACGCTGTCCCGGCCCAAGGTGGTCGCCGACGAGTCCGGTGTGACCGTCGTCAACATCGCCGGGAAGCGGCATCTCGGCTGGGCGGAGATCGTCCAGGTGAACCTGCGGGTCGGTGACCCCTGGGTCTTCCTCGACCTCACCGACGGCACCAGCCTGCCCGCGCTCGGCATCCAGCCGGGCATCGCCAAGCAGCGTGCCATCGAGGACGCCCGGACCCTGTGGGCGCTGGTGGAGGCCCGGTCGGTCACCGAGCCCGAGCAGCGTCAGGGCTGA
- a CDS encoding phosphoribosyl-ATP diphosphatase produces the protein MSKKTFEELFTELQHKAANGDPATSRTAELVEKGVHAIGKKVVEEAAEVWMAAEYEGKEAAAEEISQLLYHVQVMMVARGISLDDVYAHL, from the coding sequence ATGTCCAAGAAGACGTTCGAGGAGCTCTTCACCGAGCTCCAGCACAAGGCCGCCAACGGCGACCCCGCCACTTCCCGCACCGCTGAACTGGTCGAGAAGGGCGTCCATGCCATCGGCAAGAAGGTCGTCGAAGAGGCCGCCGAGGTCTGGATGGCCGCCGAGTACGAGGGCAAGGAAGCGGCCGCCGAGGAGATCTCGCAGCTGCTGTACCACGTCCAGGTGATGATGGTCGCCCGCGGCATCTCCCTGGACGACGTGTACGCCCACCTCTGA
- a CDS encoding bifunctional 3,4-dihydroxy-2-butanone-4-phosphate synthase/GTP cyclohydrolase II, translating to MTTAPILYSTDDIENFGLDPIEQAIADIAAGRPVVVVDDEDRENEGDLVIAAEKATPEIVAFMMSECRGMICAPMEGDELDRLELPQMVQQNTESMRTAFTVTVDAAPQHGVTTGISASDRATTLQLLASGTAEPGDFVRPGHIFPLRARSGGVLVRDGHTEAAVDLARLAGLRPAGAIVEIAGEDGRMLRLPELIPFARKHGLTIISIEDLIAYRRSSEPTVKREAKTQLPTAFGDFTAYGYRSTVDGVEHVALVHGEIGDGEDVLVRVHSECLTGDIFHSLRCDCGPQLQTSLERIATEGRGVVVYLRGHEGRGIGLLSKLRAYELQELGRDTLDANLELGLPADARDYGAGAQILQDLGVRSLRLMTNNPEKTDALVRHGLVVNDREPMPVRAGEHNLRYLRTKRDRMGHDLPWLDTTTASTCGNQ from the coding sequence ATGACTACGGCGCCGATCCTGTACAGCACCGACGACATCGAGAACTTCGGGCTCGACCCCATCGAGCAGGCCATTGCCGACATCGCGGCGGGCCGCCCGGTCGTGGTCGTCGACGACGAGGACCGCGAGAACGAGGGCGACCTCGTCATCGCCGCCGAGAAGGCCACCCCCGAGATCGTCGCCTTCATGATGAGCGAGTGCCGGGGCATGATCTGCGCCCCCATGGAGGGCGACGAACTGGACCGGCTCGAACTGCCGCAGATGGTCCAGCAGAACACCGAGTCCATGCGCACCGCCTTCACCGTCACCGTCGACGCCGCTCCCCAGCACGGCGTCACCACCGGCATCTCCGCCTCCGACCGCGCCACCACCCTCCAGCTCCTGGCGAGCGGCACGGCCGAGCCGGGCGACTTCGTCCGCCCCGGCCACATCTTCCCGCTGCGCGCCCGGTCCGGCGGGGTGCTCGTGCGCGACGGCCACACCGAGGCCGCCGTCGACCTCGCCCGCCTCGCGGGCCTGCGCCCGGCCGGTGCCATCGTGGAGATCGCCGGCGAGGACGGCCGCATGCTGCGGCTTCCCGAACTGATCCCGTTCGCCCGCAAGCACGGCCTGACGATCATCTCCATCGAGGACCTGATCGCCTACCGCCGCTCCTCCGAGCCCACCGTCAAGCGCGAGGCGAAGACCCAACTCCCCACCGCCTTCGGCGACTTCACGGCGTACGGCTACCGCTCCACCGTCGACGGCGTCGAGCATGTCGCCCTCGTCCACGGTGAGATCGGCGACGGCGAGGACGTCCTCGTCCGCGTCCACTCCGAATGCCTCACCGGCGACATCTTCCACTCCCTGCGCTGCGACTGCGGCCCCCAGCTCCAGACCTCCCTCGAACGCATCGCCACCGAGGGCCGGGGTGTCGTCGTCTACCTGCGCGGCCACGAGGGCCGCGGCATCGGACTGCTGTCCAAGCTGCGCGCGTACGAACTCCAGGAGCTCGGCCGAGACACCCTCGACGCCAACCTGGAGCTGGGCCTGCCCGCCGACGCCCGGGACTACGGCGCCGGCGCACAGATCCTCCAGGACCTGGGCGTCCGCAGCCTGCGTCTGATGACCAACAACCCCGAGAAGACCGACGCCCTCGTCCGCCATGGCCTTGTCGTCAACGACCGCGAGCCGATGCCCGTCCGCGCGGGCGAGCACAACCTCCGCTATCTGCGCACCAAGCGGGACCGGATGGGCCACGACCTGCCCTGGCTGGACACGACCACCGCGTCCACCTGCGGCAACCAGTAA